The sequence CTGGAAGCAAGCAAAAAGTAAAAAGGCACAAGGAGGAACTTATTTTACTTTTACTTTTCAATGATATCCTCTGCGTCTCAGCGTCTCTGCGGGAGAATTACTAATTCTTATGTAAGTGCCATTCTCCCTATCCCCCCTCCAGGGGAGAATGCCGGGGTGAGGGGGATAACGTGAGAAATGCCGATACAATAGCCACCCGGCAAAATTCACATCTCAAATCTCGAACATGGGGACAATAATATGAAAAGACACATCTTGGCTGTAGTGATTATCATCGTGATGCTGGCAGGCGTTCTGGCAGGTTCCGGTAACCTGCACGCTGTTTTTTTCCCTTCCGCTTCCCGTATCCTGGGAATAGCCAGGCTGCATTCTGCCGTTACAACTGACCAGTCGGTTTATCCACACGGGCAGCCGGTCGAGATAACCTTCGAGGTGACTAATCCGGGGAACCGGCCGGTTACGCTCGATTTCACCGGCGGCCGGGGATTTGAGGTAGTAATCAGAAATTCTTCGGGTATCAGGGTCTGGAGGCTTTCTTCGGATCCTGATGATCTCAGAGACCTGACCACCATAGAATTGGGTCCGAACGAGACCCAAAAATTCCAGATACCATGGGACCAGAAGGATTATCATGGCCTGCCTGTCCCCCCCGGCATCTACTGGATCAGGGCTGTTTTAATCCCTGCCAACAATGTGGGTTGTGCTTCGTCCACTCAAGTCAGGATTATGCCGGCAGGGGCTTCGGATGCCTCTATCCGGGATTACCAGAACAGCGGCTGTAAAGAAGACTCAGGCCGGGGAGCTGAAGAAGAGAGGGAGGAATTTGCCGCTGATTACCGGGACCGTCTGCTGTATCTCGTGCACCGAAATGCCGTATATAATTGCTGTCTTGAAGAGATTACCGTTACCCTGAATATGGCGGATGGAATCATCTGGATTTTCGAGGAGGAGAAACTGGATGGTGACGGATGCCGCTGCCTGTGCAGGTATGATATTACAGCCACCATTGCCGGTTTATCTCCCGGAGCTTATACCATAAGATTTTATAACCGGAAGACCGGCCGGTTCCTCGGTGAAATCCCGGCGGTGGTAATCCCCTGGATGTCACCCCTCTCCCTGCCTGCCTTCGATCTCATGTCGGAATGACACCAGGTATAAATCTTCGTGTATCAAATTAATTGACTTATTTAATAGAATCCAATAGAATTTATTTCGATTTATTCTATTGGAGAAAAGATGAAGACATTAGTTGAATATGCAAAGGAAAACAGGATTCATTATCGCACCGCCTGGAACCATTTCAAGGAAGGGAAGATTCCTGGCGCATTCAAAAACGAATACGGAAAAATCCTGATTCCAGATGAAAACATTAAACCTGAATATGTTGTCTGTTATGCTCGTGTTTCTTCGTCCGAGAATAAGAAGAATCTTGATTCTCAAGCAGACAGATTAGTGGCTTACTGCAATGCGAAAGGATACAAGGTTAAACGGATCGTAAAAGAACGTGCTTCCGGCTTAAATGATAAACGTCCAAAGTGAGTAAAACTCCTGGAAGATCAGGAAGTAAGTAAAATTATTGTTGAACATCAGGATCGTCTTACCCGTTTTGGGTTTAACTATATCAATTTGTTCATGAAGTCGAAGAATTGCCAGATTGAAGTGATAAATGAAGCAGCTAATGACAAGGAAGACCTGATGCAGGATTTTGTAAGCTTGGTTACCTGCTTTACAGCAAAGTTATATGGCCTGAGGCGAAGCAAACGAAAAACTGAGAAGTTAATCAAGGCGCTGGAAGATGAAAATAACACGGTCAAGTAAGACAAGTTTGAAGTTTTTAACTCAAAAGAAACGGGATATCCTGTATGGCATCATGGATGAATATTCTCGTTTGGTCAATATATTCATCGTGATGTTTTGGGATAAGGATTTCAAAATCAGCGGCCTCACCAAAGAGATCACCAATCTTGCCGCATCCTGGCTGTCTGCCCGAATGCGCCAATGCGCT comes from bacterium and encodes:
- a CDS encoding BsuPI-related putative proteinase inhibitor — encoded protein: MKRHILAVVIIIVMLAGVLAGSGNLHAVFFPSASRILGIARLHSAVTTDQSVYPHGQPVEITFEVTNPGNRPVTLDFTGGRGFEVVIRNSSGIRVWRLSSDPDDLRDLTTIELGPNETQKFQIPWDQKDYHGLPVPPGIYWIRAVLIPANNVGCASSTQVRIMPAGASDASIRDYQNSGCKEDSGRGAEEEREEFAADYRDRLLYLVHRNAVYNCCLEEITVTLNMADGIIWIFEEEKLDGDGCRCLCRYDITATIAGLSPGAYTIRFYNRKTGRFLGEIPAVVIPWMSPLSLPAFDLMSE